Proteins encoded in a region of the Oceanibaculum nanhaiense genome:
- a CDS encoding bifunctional diguanylate cyclase/phosphodiesterase, whose product MSLNRDDHSDSGGGILPAITIGRRSTDANARFLASLQDKIDYAFQPIVNIRSGTCYGYEALLRGAETIGFTSIQQLFDHAYTENLLHKADILLREKAIAKFALLPRSTDSKLFFNLDPRLLESPDYQPNQTLPIIERYGIDPRSVCFELTERHDTSNIADSMRMLQTYRTQSYLLAIDDFGTGFSGLKLLYDYQPDKVKIDRFFITGIERDPKKKLFVSTIVDLAHVLGIIVVAEGVETEAELITCRDIGCDLAQGYFIARPTTDLSQILEQYDHVAQLTLRDRRASRDENAGDRLAMEFIQPLTVDTDMKDVFETFRLNKQRTFFPVIDRQGEPIGIVREEALKDYIYSPYGRDLIHNKAYGKALKDFITHCPVADIHDDTGKILEIFAHAENAEGILIVSDQRYVGFLSTTSLLRLINEKNVATARDQNPLTKLPGNNSIHAYVATAATDPELAVTLVYFDFDNFKPFNDTYGFRQGDRAILLFAELLQKRFVNRQGLIGHVGGDDFFLALESVTPETATEQVRELCGTFAEDIASFYDAEARAQGYIDATDRDGLPHRYRLLTCSAALLHVPAGRRPCSPDTMMDTVAKLKKQAKAAKDGMAIQLLQPAGS is encoded by the coding sequence ATGTCTTTGAACCGGGACGATCACAGCGACAGCGGCGGCGGTATTTTGCCAGCCATCACCATTGGCCGCCGCAGCACCGATGCCAATGCCAGGTTCCTGGCGTCCCTGCAGGACAAGATCGACTATGCCTTCCAGCCGATCGTTAATATCCGCAGCGGCACCTGCTACGGCTACGAAGCCTTGCTGCGCGGCGCGGAAACAATTGGTTTCACCAGCATCCAGCAGCTTTTCGATCACGCCTATACCGAGAATCTGCTGCATAAGGCGGACATCCTGCTGCGCGAAAAGGCCATCGCCAAATTCGCGCTGCTGCCACGCAGCACCGACAGCAAGCTGTTCTTCAACCTCGATCCACGCCTGCTGGAATCGCCGGATTATCAGCCCAATCAGACGCTGCCGATCATCGAGCGCTATGGCATCGATCCGCGCTCGGTCTGCTTCGAGCTGACGGAACGCCATGACACCAGCAACATCGCCGATTCGATGCGGATGCTGCAGACTTACCGCACGCAGTCCTATCTGCTGGCGATCGATGATTTCGGCACCGGCTTTTCCGGGCTGAAGCTGCTCTACGACTATCAGCCCGACAAGGTGAAGATTGACCGTTTCTTCATCACCGGCATCGAACGCGACCCGAAGAAGAAGCTGTTCGTCTCGACCATCGTCGATCTGGCGCATGTGCTGGGCATCATTGTGGTCGCCGAAGGGGTGGAGACCGAGGCCGAGCTGATTACCTGCCGGGATATCGGCTGCGATCTGGCGCAGGGCTATTTCATTGCCCGGCCGACCACGGATTTGTCGCAGATTCTGGAACAGTACGATCATGTTGCGCAGCTCACCCTGCGCGACCGCCGGGCATCGCGCGATGAGAATGCCGGGGACCGGCTGGCCATGGAGTTCATCCAGCCACTGACCGTCGACACCGACATGAAGGATGTGTTCGAGACCTTCCGGCTGAACAAGCAGCGTACCTTCTTCCCGGTGATCGACCGGCAGGGAGAGCCGATCGGCATCGTGCGCGAGGAAGCGCTGAAGGACTATATCTACTCGCCCTATGGCCGCGACCTGATCCATAACAAAGCCTATGGCAAGGCGCTGAAGGATTTCATCACCCACTGCCCGGTCGCCGACATCCATGACGATACCGGCAAGATCCTGGAGATCTTCGCGCACGCGGAAAATGCCGAGGGCATCCTCATCGTCTCCGACCAGCGCTATGTCGGCTTCCTATCCACCACCTCGCTGTTGCGGCTGATCAACGAGAAGAACGTCGCCACCGCGCGCGACCAGAACCCGCTGACCAAGCTGCCGGGAAACAATTCGATCCACGCCTATGTGGCGACGGCGGCGACCGATCCCGAGCTTGCGGTCACGCTGGTCTATTTCGACTTCGATAATTTCAAGCCATTCAACGATACCTACGGTTTCCGGCAGGGTGACCGGGCGATCCTGCTGTTTGCCGAGCTGCTGCAGAAGCGTTTCGTAAACCGCCAGGGGCTGATCGGCCATGTCGGCGGCGACGATTTCTTCCTGGCGTTGGAGAGCGTCACGCCGGAGACCGCGACCGAACAGGTAAGGGAGCTGTGCGGCACCTTCGCCGAGGACATCGCCAGCTTCTATGATGCCGAGGCGCGGGCACAAGGCTATATCGACGCCACCGACAGGGATGGCCTTCCGCACCGCTACCGGCTGCTGACCTGCAGCGCGGCGCTGCTGCATGTGCCGGCTGGCCGGCGCCCCTGTTCGCCCGACACCATGATGGATACCGTCGCCAAGCTGAAGAAGCAGGCCAAGGCGGCGAAGGACGGCATGGCCATTCAGCTTCTCCAACCGGCCGGCAGTTAG